The following coding sequences are from one Devosia yakushimensis window:
- a CDS encoding ComEC/Rec2 family competence protein yields MVARRLFVLLPFAMIFGLAGYAQLPFEPLPFALAGMAAGLGVVVALTWRFRTLPAVALLCAFWAGFCLLPIHGGLSGTKMLAFPAYGEFQGRVDAIISANAEERRIIVSALEPLGTTRPVAIRRARLLVPAEPVLEPGDTISGRLRLAPVPGPVLPGGYDGQFHSYFSGIGAYGSVIGDLAVIAPASGFDPGRMIEGMRYAIGARIDAVLDGDTAAIGRAMVMGDQSALSDETRDVLAASGLAHIYSISGLHLSIVAGGVFWLLRLGFAAVPALAIRLPVKKLAAIAGLVAAGGYLMLAGGLANVPALRSTIMLALIFGAVLAGRRALTMRNVAIAALMIILIDPASVFRPSFQLSFAAVVGLIGYFEMPRRPVKGSSGWLLRMGSTVWVTAMTSLIAGLATLLFSAYHFQQTAPLGVVGNVLVLPVVSLVIMPFAVISVLLMPFGIEGLAVSIMGWGIDRMVDVGVLVAGWSEGLTGNPLLTPVAMLIGLAALAWFAFIGNWWRMAGPVVALPLILLLGLDQRPDILVADTTQAVALRGAEGVGLVTGRIGSFAVEVWSQHYQEAIGQGLAEARCDSIGCVAVTPQFSIAVIKSAAAFAEDCPLHDLVISRIRVPATCAVAQYIDAAALRTGGVHWLRWDETAGRFDIRTAVPNITRPWRVLPR; encoded by the coding sequence ATGGTGGCCCGCCGGCTGTTTGTGCTGTTGCCGTTTGCCATGATTTTCGGGTTGGCGGGCTATGCCCAGTTGCCGTTCGAACCCCTGCCATTCGCTTTGGCCGGCATGGCGGCGGGGCTTGGCGTTGTTGTCGCTCTGACGTGGCGTTTTCGGACACTGCCCGCGGTAGCGCTGCTATGCGCGTTCTGGGCCGGATTTTGTCTATTGCCAATTCATGGCGGATTATCCGGCACCAAGATGCTGGCTTTTCCCGCCTATGGCGAATTCCAGGGACGGGTTGATGCGATCATCTCGGCCAATGCCGAGGAGCGGCGCATCATTGTGTCGGCGTTGGAGCCGTTGGGAACGACGCGGCCAGTCGCAATCCGGCGGGCGCGATTGCTGGTGCCGGCTGAGCCGGTTTTGGAGCCGGGGGACACAATATCGGGACGGCTGCGGTTGGCCCCGGTCCCGGGACCCGTGCTGCCGGGTGGCTACGATGGGCAGTTTCATTCCTATTTTTCGGGTATTGGCGCTTATGGCTCGGTGATCGGCGACCTTGCTGTCATTGCGCCGGCGAGCGGCTTTGATCCGGGCCGGATGATCGAAGGCATGCGCTATGCCATTGGTGCTCGGATCGATGCGGTGCTCGACGGGGATACGGCGGCCATTGGGCGCGCTATGGTGATGGGCGACCAGAGTGCGCTGAGCGATGAGACGCGGGACGTGCTCGCGGCATCAGGGCTGGCCCATATCTACTCGATTTCGGGTCTGCATCTGTCCATTGTCGCCGGTGGTGTCTTCTGGCTGTTGCGATTGGGCTTCGCGGCGGTGCCGGCACTGGCAATACGGCTGCCGGTCAAGAAGCTGGCGGCAATTGCCGGGTTGGTCGCAGCAGGGGGATATCTCATGCTGGCGGGTGGGTTGGCCAATGTGCCGGCGCTTCGCTCCACCATAATGCTGGCTCTGATCTTCGGGGCGGTTCTGGCCGGGCGGCGAGCGCTCACCATGCGCAATGTGGCAATCGCGGCGCTCATGATTATCCTCATTGATCCTGCCAGTGTGTTCCGGCCCAGCTTCCAGCTCTCATTCGCGGCCGTGGTTGGGCTGATCGGCTATTTCGAGATGCCGCGGCGGCCCGTGAAGGGAAGCAGCGGCTGGCTGTTGCGGATGGGCAGCACCGTTTGGGTGACAGCGATGACGAGCCTCATCGCCGGCCTCGCTACACTATTGTTCTCGGCCTACCATTTTCAACAGACGGCACCGCTTGGCGTGGTCGGCAATGTGCTGGTCTTGCCGGTGGTGAGCCTCGTCATCATGCCATTCGCGGTGATTTCGGTGTTGCTGATGCCGTTTGGCATAGAGGGCCTTGCCGTATCCATCATGGGGTGGGGGATCGACCGGATGGTCGATGTCGGCGTGCTGGTGGCGGGGTGGAGTGAGGGGCTGACCGGTAACCCGTTGCTGACGCCTGTGGCGATGCTGATCGGGCTGGCGGCGCTCGCCTGGTTCGCCTTTATCGGCAATTGGTGGCGGATGGCAGGGCCGGTGGTGGCGCTGCCGCTGATCCTGTTGCTCGGGCTCGATCAACGGCCCGACATTCTGGTTGCGGATACGACGCAGGCTGTCGCCTTGCGCGGTGCGGAAGGCGTGGGGTTGGTGACCGGGCGCATTGGCAGCTTTGCCGTGGAAGTGTGGAGCCAGCACTATCAGGAGGCGATTGGGCAGGGGCTGGCTGAGGCGCGGTGCGACAGTATCGGCTGCGTGGCGGTGACGCCGCAATTTTCGATTGCCGTGATCAAGAGCGCGGCGGCTTTTGCCGAGGATTGCCCGCTGCATGACCTGGTGATCAGCCGCATCAGGGTGCCCGCGACATGCGCTGTGGCGCAATATATCGACGCGGCGGCGCTGCGGACGGGCGGGGTGCATTGGCTGCGGTGGGATGAAACGGCGGGGCGGTTCGATATCCGCACCGCCGTTCCTAATATTACGAGGCCTTGGCGAGTTTTGCCACGGTGA